The Chryseobacterium aureum genome contains a region encoding:
- a CDS encoding S8 family peptidase — protein sequence MKKTVFLLAIFFALNSCSREELQNENVKTEMAQKDPLTAKQINERINQAIKTDGVFNWKNESDHFVWSAVFRGNKMVSIGFGSSKDDFDRSKSPNSGDMEKEVLSVIRKYEGKEERNFILLSDQYLNQMDVVIENEETIAALRQMKNIRYVEPADYHYFEFEAQYNAAAKSSGSGSSGCGFSSATLNAADYTSTTPSAKIPWAFAKHNIPDAWSYSTGAGVTIGLIDTGVSPEQTLLGASFNNGASSGRTISKFGVYNSDGSGDQCGHGTKMASVMAAPRNTSGLPVGVAYNANLIAYRAAENVVLETSSEQTAVKTAFTELGNNTSVKIISMSMGHIFSVGKIEDGVKYAYSKGKLIFCAGGTSTSFTNFVGVIFPASMSETQAITGVKENTSNQKCDVCHSGSQIDFTFQMERPSGNTVPVLSYYNGQADYVGGSSVATAATAGIAALVWAKNPSWTREQVLNKMRQSATYYPNVNSSYGYGNINVLKAVQ from the coding sequence ATGAAAAAAACTGTATTCCTACTGGCAATATTTTTTGCCCTGAACTCGTGTTCCAGAGAAGAACTTCAGAACGAAAATGTAAAAACTGAAATGGCTCAGAAAGATCCATTGACGGCAAAACAGATCAACGAAAGGATCAACCAGGCTATTAAAACGGATGGAGTTTTCAACTGGAAGAATGAATCTGATCATTTTGTATGGAGCGCCGTTTTCCGCGGAAACAAAATGGTATCTATCGGCTTTGGGTCTTCTAAAGATGATTTCGACAGAAGTAAATCGCCAAACAGCGGTGATATGGAAAAAGAAGTGCTTTCTGTCATCAGAAAATATGAAGGAAAGGAAGAAAGAAACTTCATTCTTCTTTCAGATCAGTATCTTAACCAGATGGATGTTGTGATAGAAAATGAAGAAACCATAGCTGCTCTCAGACAAATGAAAAACATCCGGTATGTAGAGCCGGCAGACTATCATTATTTTGAATTTGAAGCTCAATATAATGCTGCTGCAAAATCTTCAGGAAGCGGTTCATCAGGATGTGGTTTTTCCTCAGCAACATTAAATGCAGCAGACTATACGTCTACAACACCCAGTGCAAAAATTCCATGGGCTTTTGCAAAACACAATATTCCTGATGCATGGAGCTACAGTACCGGTGCAGGGGTTACCATAGGACTTATTGACACAGGGGTTTCTCCGGAACAGACTTTATTGGGAGCAAGTTTTAATAATGGGGCTTCTTCGGGAAGAACAATCAGTAAATTCGGAGTGTATAATTCTGATGGATCCGGAGATCAGTGCGGGCACGGAACAAAAATGGCTTCTGTAATGGCCGCTCCGAGAAATACATCAGGATTACCTGTGGGAGTAGCTTACAATGCCAACCTGATTGCATACAGAGCAGCAGAAAACGTTGTATTGGAAACTTCCAGCGAACAGACTGCTGTAAAAACGGCTTTCACAGAATTAGGTAACAATACCAGCGTTAAGATCATTTCTATGTCTATGGGACATATTTTCTCTGTAGGAAAAATTGAGGACGGTGTTAAATATGCCTATTCTAAAGGAAAACTGATTTTCTGTGCCGGAGGTACTTCTACCAGTTTTACCAATTTTGTTGGGGTTATTTTCCCTGCATCCATGTCAGAAACTCAGGCCATCACCGGAGTAAAAGAAAATACATCCAATCAGAAATGTGATGTCTGCCACTCCGGAAGTCAGATCGATTTTACCTTCCAGATGGAAAGACCTTCAGGAAATACTGTTCCTGTACTGAGTTATTATAACGGACAAGCTGATTATGTAGGTGGTTCTTCAGTGGCTACGGCAGCTACTGCTGGAATTGCCGCGTTGGTTTGGGCTAAAAATCCATCATGGACAAGAGAGCAGGTACTTAACAAAATGAGACAGTCTGCTACCTACTATCCTAATGTAAATTCAAGCTACGGCTACGGAAACATCAATGTTCTGAAAGCTGTACAATAG
- a CDS encoding YceI family protein, whose protein sequence is MATKWILDPTHSEITFKVKHMMISNVKGSFRTFTAEIDSEDEFFANAKTTATIQTDSVFTNNTDRDNHLKSAEFFNAEVHPTITFESQALNNSIVGNLTINGITKPINLDVDFGGINVDPWGNTKAGFSFEGKISRKDFGLNWNAALEAGGVMVSDDVKVAGELQFVKQA, encoded by the coding sequence ATGGCAACAAAATGGATTTTAGACCCTACGCATAGTGAGATTACTTTCAAAGTAAAACACATGATGATCTCTAACGTTAAAGGAAGCTTCAGAACTTTCACCGCAGAAATAGACTCTGAAGATGAATTTTTTGCAAATGCAAAGACAACTGCTACCATCCAGACGGATTCTGTATTCACCAATAATACAGACAGAGATAACCACTTAAAGTCTGCAGAATTCTTCAATGCTGAAGTACATCCTACGATCACATTTGAATCTCAGGCTTTAAATAATTCTATCGTTGGAAATCTTACCATCAACGGCATTACGAAACCTATTAATCTTGATGTAGACTTCGGAGGAATTAATGTAGACCCATGGGGAAATACCAAAGCAGGTTTCTCTTTTGAAGGAAAAATCAGCAGAAAAGACTTCGGATTAAACTGGAATGCAGCGCTTGAAGCAGGAGGTGTAATGGTGAGTGATGATGTAAAGGTAGCTGGTGAATTACAGTTTGTAAAACAGGCATAG
- the hutH gene encoding histidine ammonia-lyase: protein MIYGVDVFTFHDVLEICKKPNKAKLNKAAKEQILKSQKNVQKIVESDRCVYGINTGFGPLCDTKISADETAQLQYNLIISHAVGVGKPIDKEFSKIMMIAKVHALSKGFSGVSLEVIERMILMLEKDIIPVVPEQGSVGASGDLAPLAHLVLPLLGLGQVWEGDQVSETMDVLKKHDLEPLALGPKEGLGLINGTQFILAHAIKGLEKFEYLLDLADMTAAMSLEAYRGSESPFKKELHEIRPFEGSKKVAARMLKFLKGSENMKAHEDCERVQDPYSMRCVPQVHGASRNAFEHLKGMAETELNSVTDNPIVLSAEESISGGNFHGQLMALPLDYATLAAAELGNISDRRSYLLLEGKYGLPRLLTESSGLNSGFMIPQYTSAALVTENKTLCFPASADSIPTSLGQEDHVSMGSISGRKFNQVLGNLVNILSVELMFAAQGLEFRRPAKCSKLIEENITILRSKVAKLEDDRLIGKDMLAIAELINERKFVVN from the coding sequence ATGATATACGGGGTAGATGTTTTTACTTTCCATGATGTTCTGGAAATCTGTAAAAAGCCAAATAAAGCGAAGCTGAACAAAGCGGCCAAAGAACAAATTTTAAAATCTCAGAAAAACGTACAGAAAATAGTAGAGTCCGACAGATGCGTATATGGAATCAATACAGGATTCGGACCATTATGTGATACTAAAATTTCGGCTGACGAAACCGCTCAGTTACAATATAATCTGATTATTTCCCACGCAGTAGGCGTTGGAAAGCCTATTGATAAAGAATTTTCCAAGATCATGATGATTGCTAAAGTGCATGCGCTTTCAAAAGGATTCTCCGGAGTTTCCCTGGAAGTTATCGAAAGAATGATCCTGATGCTGGAGAAAGATATAATCCCCGTAGTACCGGAACAAGGGTCTGTAGGAGCTTCAGGAGACCTTGCCCCGCTGGCACACTTGGTACTGCCTTTACTTGGTTTAGGACAGGTTTGGGAAGGAGATCAGGTTTCAGAAACAATGGATGTTCTGAAAAAACATGACCTTGAGCCTTTAGCTTTGGGACCAAAAGAGGGATTGGGGTTAATTAACGGAACCCAGTTTATTCTTGCTCATGCCATTAAAGGACTCGAAAAATTTGAATATTTATTAGATCTTGCAGACATGACGGCTGCCATGAGCCTGGAAGCATACAGAGGTTCTGAAAGCCCCTTCAAAAAAGAACTTCATGAGATAAGACCTTTTGAAGGCAGTAAAAAAGTAGCAGCAAGAATGCTTAAGTTTCTAAAAGGGTCAGAAAATATGAAAGCTCATGAAGACTGTGAGAGAGTTCAGGATCCTTACTCCATGCGATGTGTACCACAGGTTCACGGAGCCAGCAGAAATGCTTTTGAGCACCTCAAGGGTATGGCAGAAACTGAATTGAATTCCGTAACGGATAACCCTATCGTATTAAGCGCTGAAGAATCTATATCAGGTGGAAACTTCCATGGACAGCTGATGGCGTTGCCTTTAGATTATGCCACATTAGCCGCAGCAGAATTGGGTAATATTTCAGACAGAAGAAGCTATTTATTATTGGAAGGAAAATACGGGCTTCCAAGATTATTAACGGAAAGCTCCGGACTGAATTCCGGATTTATGATCCCGCAGTATACGTCTGCCGCTTTGGTTACAGAAAACAAAACATTGTGCTTCCCTGCATCAGCAGACTCTATCCCTACAAGTTTAGGACAGGAAGACCATGTTTCTATGGGAAGTATCTCAGGAAGAAAATTCAATCAGGTTCTTGGAAACCTTGTAAACATTCTTTCTGTTGAGTTAATGTTTGCCGCACAGGGACTTGAATTCAGAAGACCGGCAAAATGCTCTAAACTGATTGAAGAAAATATTACGATACTTCGTTCTAAAGTTGCTAAGCTGGAAGATGACAGGCTGATCGGTAAAGATATGCTGGCAATTGCAGAATTGATTAACGAAAGAAAATTTGTTGTCAACTGA
- a CDS encoding GNAT family N-acetyltransferase, with protein MHIIRTDSTNKDFQNLVKLLDATLSEHNGENDDFFAQFNTIDTIKNCVVAYIDDIPAACGAFKPFSEDTVEIKRMFTNPEFRKKGLGSAIVKDLEKWAAELNFKKAVLETSRDLKSAISIYEKSGFYRIPNYGQYIGVEQSVCYEKEL; from the coding sequence ATGCACATAATCAGAACAGATTCTACTAATAAAGATTTTCAGAACCTTGTAAAACTCCTCGATGCCACCTTGTCTGAACATAATGGTGAAAATGATGACTTCTTTGCTCAGTTCAATACAATAGATACCATCAAAAACTGTGTTGTGGCTTATATAGATGATATACCTGCAGCCTGTGGAGCTTTCAAACCGTTTTCAGAAGATACCGTAGAAATAAAAAGAATGTTTACCAATCCGGAATTCAGAAAGAAAGGATTAGGATCAGCTATTGTAAAAGATTTGGAAAAATGGGCTGCGGAATTGAACTTTAAAAAAGCAGTATTGGAAACCTCCAGAGACTTAAAAAGTGCGATCTCGATATATGAGAAAAGCGGATTTTACAGGATTCCCAATTACGGACAATATATCGGTGTAGAACAAAGTGTATGTTACGAAAAAGAATTATAG
- a CDS encoding S9 family peptidase — translation MRLHKFSLLMLVLGSSAFAQTQKFTMAEAVNGMRTNLAVKNISQFSWAADGKSYIQAVKGGYLITDIKTNKQDTLISLNQLNRNLSNDKLKAIPPIKFTGNTKGYFTTDGKMSWIEKSGNDWKVKNTATIDKDAANVKMFGDGETFAFTAKNNLFVNRNGKTIAVTNETNENIISGQAVHRNEFGIDTGIFPAPNSESVAFYKMDQSMVADYPIIDWSVTPAVNHNIKYPMAGQTSHQVTLGVFNIKTQSTTFLKVEGEKDQYLTAVTWSPDSKYIFVGVLNRGQNHMKMNQYDAATGELVKTLFEETDSKYVEPQHPLTFFPNSNTDFIWQSQRTGYNHLFHYSLEKGLISQITKGDWLVTDILGFNEKKKEIYFASTKETPLERHLYRINWTNFKMQKLDNAEGMHIGTLSSDGNYLYDAYSNANSPRVANIINTANLKTTNILTSENPLKNYQRPEIKNITLKADDGTPLYGKIILPTNFDPNKKYPIIVYLYNGPHLQLITNSFPASGNLWYEYMAQNGYVIFTMDGRGSSNRGMKFEQAVFRNLGTTEMNDQMKGVEYLKSLPYVDGDKMGIHGWSFGGFMTTSFMLRKPDVFKVGVAGGPVIDWSMYEIMYGERYMDTPQENPQGYATANLLDKVQNLKGKLLMIHGAQDDVVVWQHSIKFIKSAVDNGVQLDYFTYPGHPHNVIGKDRVHLMQKITDYFDLYLKK, via the coding sequence ATGAGACTACATAAATTTTCTTTATTGATGCTGGTTTTAGGCAGTTCTGCGTTTGCCCAGACCCAAAAATTTACCATGGCAGAGGCTGTAAATGGGATGAGAACCAACCTTGCTGTGAAAAATATTTCTCAGTTTTCATGGGCTGCAGACGGAAAATCATATATCCAGGCAGTGAAAGGCGGTTATCTGATCACAGATATCAAAACCAACAAACAGGATACGCTGATCTCGTTGAATCAACTGAACAGAAACCTTTCCAATGATAAGCTTAAAGCTATTCCTCCCATTAAATTTACAGGAAATACCAAGGGATATTTTACTACCGATGGTAAAATGTCATGGATCGAGAAATCAGGAAATGACTGGAAGGTTAAAAATACGGCAACCATTGATAAAGATGCTGCGAATGTGAAAATGTTTGGTGACGGTGAAACTTTCGCCTTTACCGCAAAGAATAATTTATTTGTAAACAGAAACGGAAAAACCATTGCTGTAACCAACGAAACCAATGAAAATATCATCAGCGGACAGGCGGTTCACAGAAATGAATTCGGTATTGATACGGGAATTTTTCCTGCTCCCAACTCTGAAAGTGTAGCATTCTATAAAATGGATCAGAGCATGGTAGCAGATTACCCGATCATCGACTGGTCTGTAACCCCCGCTGTAAACCACAATATCAAATACCCAATGGCCGGGCAGACTTCCCATCAGGTAACATTAGGGGTTTTCAATATCAAAACCCAATCTACTACGTTCTTAAAAGTGGAAGGCGAAAAAGATCAATATCTGACAGCTGTTACCTGGAGCCCGGATTCAAAATACATCTTTGTAGGAGTTCTAAACAGAGGCCAGAATCATATGAAAATGAATCAGTATGATGCCGCTACAGGAGAATTGGTGAAAACTTTATTTGAAGAAACAGACAGTAAATACGTAGAACCCCAGCACCCGCTTACTTTTTTCCCGAATTCTAATACAGACTTCATATGGCAGAGCCAGAGAACGGGCTACAATCATTTGTTTCACTACAGCCTTGAAAAAGGACTGATATCTCAAATCACAAAAGGGGACTGGCTGGTAACCGATATTTTAGGATTCAATGAAAAGAAAAAGGAAATCTACTTTGCATCCACAAAAGAAACTCCTCTAGAAAGACATTTATACAGAATCAACTGGACGAACTTCAAAATGCAAAAGCTGGATAATGCAGAAGGAATGCATATCGGTACATTGAGCAGTGATGGAAACTATCTTTATGATGCATACAGCAATGCCAATTCACCGAGAGTGGCCAACATTATCAATACAGCGAACTTAAAAACTACGAATATCCTGACTTCTGAAAATCCATTAAAGAATTACCAGAGACCGGAAATTAAAAACATTACACTAAAAGCAGATGACGGAACTCCTTTGTACGGAAAGATCATTCTTCCGACAAATTTTGATCCGAATAAAAAATACCCAATTATTGTTTATCTGTATAACGGACCCCACTTACAGCTGATCACCAACAGTTTTCCGGCATCAGGAAATCTATGGTATGAATACATGGCTCAGAACGGTTACGTTATTTTTACCATGGATGGAAGAGGCTCTTCTAACCGAGGAATGAAGTTCGAGCAGGCGGTATTCAGAAACCTGGGAACTACAGAAATGAACGACCAGATGAAAGGGGTAGAGTACTTAAAGTCACTTCCTTATGTAGACGGAGATAAAATGGGAATCCATGGATGGAGTTTCGGCGGATTTATGACAACCAGCTTCATGCTTCGTAAACCGGATGTATTTAAAGTAGGAGTAGCAGGAGGGCCGGTAATCGACTGGAGCATGTACGAGATCATGTACGGAGAAAGATATATGGATACTCCTCAGGAAAATCCGCAGGGATATGCAACTGCTAATCTTCTGGATAAAGTGCAGAACCTGAAAGGGAAATTACTGATGATCCATGGAGCTCAGGATGATGTCGTAGTATGGCAGCATTCTATTAAATTTATTAAGTCTGCTGTGGATAACGGGGTTCAGCTGGATTACTTTACGTATCCGGGACATCCGCATAACGTGATCGGGAAAGACAGAGTTCACCTGATGCAGAAAATCACAGATTATTTTGATCTGTATCTGAAGAAATAA
- the uvrC gene encoding excinuclease ABC subunit UvrC: protein MNPSLELQLKTLPSEPGVYRYYDKNEQLLYVGKAKNLKKRVLSYFNKNLSGYRIKIMVGKIQRLETTIVNSEYDALLLENNLIKEHQPFYNVMLKDDKTYPWICIKNEDFPRIFLTRNIIKDGSEYYGPYAKVRPAKILLDTIKHIYKLRTCNLNLSPSKIADGKYKVCLEYHIKNCEGPCEDLESKEDYDEKIDAIRGIIKGDFRKAKDYLVNQMMKLATNLKFEEAQIIKERLDILEDYQAKNTVVNPNIDDVDVFGMTSDETAAYVNFFKIRNGNIIQSFTTEIKKILEETDEDIMEEALIEIRQKFSSDSKEVLLPFHLSVEIPNVKLIVPKVGDKKRIVELSEKNAKEYRLEKLKQVQIVDPERHTNRIMAEMQKLLRMPVEPRHIEGFDNSNIQGTNPVSACVVFKDGKPSKADYRIFHPKTVEGPNDFATMEEVIYRRYKRMLDEGENLPQLILIDGGKGQLSSAVKSLRLLGLYGKITIVGIAKRLEEIFFPEDPIPLYLDKKSETLKILQRVRDEAHRFGVKHHRTRRKNSTIKSELEEIPGVGEKTIELLLSKLKSVKRIKEANLETLEEILGKSKAKVIWEFFNAH from the coding sequence ATGAATCCTTCGTTAGAACTACAGCTCAAAACCTTACCATCCGAACCCGGCGTTTATCGTTATTATGATAAAAACGAACAGCTTTTGTATGTTGGGAAAGCTAAAAATCTGAAAAAGAGGGTTCTCTCCTATTTCAACAAAAATCTTTCGGGATACAGGATCAAAATAATGGTCGGTAAAATCCAGCGGCTGGAAACAACAATTGTAAACAGTGAATATGATGCGCTTTTATTGGAAAACAATCTGATTAAGGAACATCAGCCGTTTTATAATGTTATGCTGAAGGATGATAAAACCTATCCGTGGATCTGCATCAAAAATGAAGATTTCCCGCGAATTTTCCTGACGAGAAATATCATCAAGGACGGATCAGAATATTACGGGCCTTATGCCAAAGTACGTCCTGCAAAGATTTTATTGGATACCATAAAGCATATTTACAAGCTCAGAACCTGTAATCTGAATCTTTCTCCCTCCAAGATAGCAGACGGAAAATATAAAGTCTGCCTGGAATATCATATCAAAAACTGTGAAGGCCCATGTGAAGATCTTGAAAGCAAGGAAGATTATGATGAAAAAATAGATGCCATCCGCGGAATCATCAAAGGAGATTTCCGGAAAGCTAAAGATTATCTGGTGAATCAGATGATGAAACTGGCCACTAACCTTAAATTTGAAGAAGCACAGATCATTAAGGAAAGACTGGATATTCTGGAGGATTATCAGGCTAAAAATACCGTGGTCAATCCCAATATTGATGATGTGGACGTTTTCGGAATGACCAGTGATGAAACGGCAGCCTATGTTAATTTCTTCAAGATACGAAATGGAAATATCATTCAAAGTTTCACTACAGAAATCAAAAAAATTCTTGAAGAAACAGATGAAGATATTATGGAAGAAGCTTTGATAGAAATCCGGCAGAAGTTTTCTTCCGATTCTAAGGAAGTTCTTTTGCCATTTCATTTGTCTGTAGAAATACCCAATGTGAAACTGATAGTTCCTAAAGTAGGAGACAAAAAAAGAATTGTAGAGCTTTCTGAAAAAAATGCGAAGGAATATCGTCTGGAAAAGCTTAAACAGGTCCAGATTGTAGATCCTGAAAGGCATACCAACAGAATTATGGCAGAAATGCAGAAACTTCTGAGAATGCCTGTAGAGCCAAGACATATTGAGGGGTTTGATAACTCCAACATTCAGGGAACCAATCCTGTATCGGCATGTGTTGTTTTCAAAGACGGCAAACCAAGCAAAGCAGATTACAGAATTTTCCATCCTAAAACCGTAGAAGGACCCAACGACTTTGCAACCATGGAAGAAGTAATCTACCGCCGTTATAAAAGAATGTTGGATGAGGGGGAAAATCTTCCGCAGCTGATTCTGATCGACGGTGGAAAAGGACAGCTTTCTTCTGCTGTAAAAAGTCTCAGATTACTGGGACTCTATGGGAAGATTACCATTGTAGGGATCGCAAAAAGACTGGAGGAAATTTTTTTCCCGGAAGACCCTATACCTTTATACCTGGATAAAAAATCCGAAACATTAAAGATTCTTCAGCGTGTGCGTGACGAAGCTCACCGTTTTGGCGTAAAACATCACCGAACCAGAAGGAAAAATTCTACCATAAAATCTGAATTGGAAGAAATTCCGGGGGTTGGGGAGAAAACTATTGAACTTCTTTTGTCTAAGCTGAAGTCGGTAAAACGCATCAAAGAGGCTAATCTGGAAACTCTGGAAGAAATTTTAGGGAAAAGTAAGGCAAAGGTAATTTGGGAGTTTTTTAATGCCCACTAA
- the ygiD gene encoding 4,5-DOPA-extradiol-dioxygenase, which translates to MNLNDLQNISNSFKSTQRMPVLFLGHGSPMNAIEENQFVQGFRKAASEIPKPNAILCISAHWYTDGTFVTAMDMPKTIHDFYGFPKALFDVQYPAPGSPELARETAELLLPAEVEEDHSWGLDHGAWSVIKHMYPDADIPVIQLSIDHTKPPQYHYDLAKRLNKLREKGILIIGSGNIVHNLRLIDWKNINTVGAGWDWAVEAREKTNNWLLDGNFQNIIDYQKQGTFLQYAVPTPDHYLPLVYTLGLKAPSEELTLFNDELIGGSLSMTSVRIG; encoded by the coding sequence ATGAACCTCAATGATCTTCAAAACATAAGCAACAGTTTTAAAAGCACCCAAAGAATGCCTGTTTTATTTCTTGGACATGGTTCTCCTATGAATGCCATTGAAGAGAACCAATTTGTACAGGGTTTCCGGAAAGCGGCTTCAGAAATTCCTAAACCTAATGCAATTCTTTGTATTTCCGCCCACTGGTACACAGACGGAACTTTTGTTACGGCTATGGATATGCCAAAAACCATCCACGATTTTTATGGTTTCCCAAAGGCACTTTTTGATGTGCAGTATCCTGCTCCGGGAAGTCCTGAACTAGCCAGAGAAACGGCAGAACTTCTTCTTCCCGCAGAGGTGGAAGAAGATCACAGCTGGGGTCTTGACCATGGTGCATGGTCAGTGATTAAACATATGTATCCTGATGCGGATATTCCGGTCATTCAGTTAAGCATTGATCATACAAAACCTCCGCAATATCATTATGATCTGGCCAAAAGACTCAATAAGCTCCGCGAAAAAGGGATCCTGATTATTGGAAGCGGAAATATTGTGCATAACCTCCGCCTTATCGACTGGAAAAATATCAATACGGTAGGTGCCGGCTGGGATTGGGCAGTAGAAGCAAGAGAAAAGACCAACAACTGGCTTCTTGACGGTAATTTTCAGAATATTATTGATTATCAGAAGCAGGGAACTTTCTTACAGTATGCCGTTCCTACGCCTGATCATTATCTTCCCTTAGTGTATACTTTAGGATTGAAAGCCCCGTCTGAAGAACTCACCTTATTTAATGATGAGCTTATTGGAGGCTCACTGAGCATGACGAGCGTTAGGATTGGATAG